From Bordetella flabilis, the proteins below share one genomic window:
- a CDS encoding Spy/CpxP family protein refolding chaperone has product MKLRITVLAASLLFGTAALAQTPATPPAGGGVTATGAAAQAQANDRVEAHIRQLHTQLKITTAEEPQWTVVAQTMRDNAAQIDALIAKREQDTSMSALDDLDSYAQITQANSDGVKKLAAVFAPLYNAMPDDQKRNADKVFAETHRRHAAHTHKAAPSQG; this is encoded by the coding sequence ATGAAATTGCGGATCACCGTGCTGGCCGCCTCGTTGTTGTTCGGCACCGCGGCCCTGGCGCAAACGCCGGCTACCCCGCCAGCCGGGGGTGGGGTCACCGCGACCGGCGCCGCCGCCCAGGCCCAGGCCAATGACCGCGTCGAGGCCCACATCAGGCAACTGCACACGCAGCTGAAGATCACGACCGCCGAGGAACCGCAGTGGACAGTCGTTGCGCAGACCATGCGCGACAACGCCGCGCAGATCGACGCCTTGATCGCCAAGCGCGAGCAGGACACGTCCATGTCGGCGCTGGACGACCTGGATTCCTATGCGCAGATCACGCAGGCCAATTCCGATGGCGTGAAGAAGCTGGCCGCCGTGTTCGCGCCGCTCTATAACGCCATGCCGGACGACCAGAAGCGCAATGCCGACAAGGTGTTCGCCGAAACGCATCGGCGCCACGCGGCCCATACGCACAAGGCCGCGCCCAGCCAGGGCTGA
- a CDS encoding Bug family tripartite tricarboxylate transporter substrate binding protein produces the protein MSTSRSRFLRMAFACAALCAATAAHADGPAFPNGPIRFIVPATPGGTTDVLARVVAQHMTQSWGVPVMVENRAGAGGVIGASYVISTKPDGQTVLIAPSAFGVRSALDRKLPYDPLKDLAGVGLMARSPSFLVVSPALGVKSLADLAAYAKERPDGVSYGSAGMGSTGHLHAAQFAAVYGFDGVHVPYRGTPEAVTDVMQNRVQYAFAPGPNALPLARDGRLLVLGATSAAGAKFMAGVPVVRKPGMTGVDADDWFGALVPGKTPLAVREKLSAEIARILALPDVRTRLNEIGAQPESSTPEQFDAMLREYVATVRKLGDEMQIRLE, from the coding sequence ATGTCCACATCTCGATCCCGTTTCCTGCGCATGGCGTTCGCCTGCGCCGCGCTGTGCGCCGCCACCGCCGCCCACGCGGACGGCCCGGCGTTTCCGAATGGTCCCATACGTTTTATCGTCCCGGCGACGCCCGGAGGCACGACCGACGTGCTGGCGCGCGTGGTGGCGCAGCACATGACCCAATCCTGGGGCGTACCCGTGATGGTGGAGAACCGCGCGGGTGCGGGAGGCGTCATCGGCGCTTCCTATGTGATTTCCACCAAGCCGGACGGACAGACAGTGCTGATCGCGCCGAGCGCCTTCGGCGTGCGGTCGGCGCTGGATCGCAAGCTGCCCTATGACCCGCTCAAGGATCTGGCCGGCGTGGGCCTGATGGCGCGCTCGCCGAGCTTCCTCGTCGTCTCGCCGGCGCTGGGCGTGAAATCGCTGGCCGATCTGGCCGCCTACGCCAAGGAGCGCCCCGACGGCGTCAGCTATGGGTCCGCGGGCATGGGCAGTACGGGGCACCTGCATGCGGCGCAGTTCGCCGCCGTATATGGCTTCGATGGGGTGCATGTCCCGTATCGCGGTACGCCGGAAGCCGTGACGGATGTCATGCAGAACCGCGTGCAGTATGCCTTCGCGCCGGGCCCCAATGCCTTGCCGCTGGCGCGCGACGGCCGGCTGCTGGTGCTGGGCGCCACGTCCGCCGCCGGTGCGAAATTCATGGCTGGCGTGCCGGTTGTGAGGAAGCCGGGCATGACGGGCGTCGATGCGGACGATTGGTTCGGCGCCCTGGTGCCGGGCAAGACGCCCCTGGCGGTGCGGGAGAAGCTCAGCGCGGAGATCGCCAGGATCCTGGCCTTGCCCGACGTCCGCACGCGGCTCAATGAAATCGGCGCCCAACCCGAGTCGAGCACGCCGGAACAGTTCGACGCCATGCTGCGCGAATACGTCGCGACGGTGCGCAAGCTGGGCGACGAGATGCAGATCCGCCTGGAATAG
- a CDS encoding 3-isopropylmalate dehydratase large subunit: MGYTAIEKVLARVCGKPCVRAGEVVYPDPDMVMIHDGLVKETKVELDRIGIGRVAAPQKVMMVSDHDVVYGSARAAERGAFNRQAAAQWGVAQFYDAGRGGHGHIFPMEQGKVLPGMFYFDNDTHATNAGAVGAFGLRVGNEISRVLATGTTWVEVPRTVLLELRGRLALGVMARDIGFYLARQVKEGVLDIDMDYRVLEYGGDVDAFGFGARVALCSTPTEMRAAGVFVPPSPAMLAYCRRHAQRDFEPVYSDPDAQYESRHAIALADIVPQVALPGNVGNAVDIGAAVGTRVDHAFVGSCGSGTYEDLLCVASLLKGRRVADGVRLFVVPGSERSTRRLAEEGVMQILLEAGAMLLPAGCGPCNDAVVGPLAPGEASISTATNNNAGRFGPTDARLFLGSPATVAASAVAGCIADPRGLDADPVLRRQSEAAYA, encoded by the coding sequence ATGGGCTACACCGCGATCGAAAAAGTCCTGGCACGTGTGTGCGGCAAGCCCTGCGTGCGCGCCGGCGAGGTGGTCTATCCGGACCCCGACATGGTCATGATCCATGACGGCCTGGTGAAGGAAACGAAGGTCGAGTTGGACCGTATCGGTATTGGCCGGGTGGCCGCGCCGCAGAAAGTCATGATGGTCAGCGACCACGACGTCGTCTACGGCAGCGCGCGAGCCGCGGAACGCGGCGCCTTCAACCGCCAGGCCGCCGCGCAGTGGGGCGTGGCGCAGTTCTACGACGCCGGCCGCGGCGGCCATGGCCACATCTTTCCGATGGAACAAGGCAAGGTGCTGCCAGGCATGTTCTATTTCGACAACGATACCCACGCGACCAATGCCGGCGCCGTCGGCGCGTTCGGACTGCGCGTCGGCAACGAGATCTCGCGCGTGCTGGCTACCGGCACGACGTGGGTGGAAGTGCCCAGGACCGTCTTGCTGGAGTTGCGGGGCCGGCTCGCGCTTGGCGTGATGGCGCGCGACATCGGCTTCTACCTGGCGCGGCAAGTGAAGGAAGGGGTGCTGGATATCGACATGGATTACCGGGTGCTCGAATACGGCGGCGATGTGGACGCGTTCGGCTTCGGCGCGCGCGTGGCGCTGTGCAGCACGCCCACCGAGATGCGGGCCGCCGGCGTGTTCGTGCCGCCGTCGCCCGCGATGCTGGCGTATTGCCGCCGCCATGCGCAGCGCGATTTCGAACCCGTGTACAGCGATCCGGACGCGCAATACGAGTCGCGGCACGCCATCGCCCTGGCCGATATCGTCCCGCAGGTCGCGCTGCCGGGCAATGTGGGCAACGCGGTCGACATCGGCGCAGCGGTGGGCACGCGGGTCGACCATGCTTTTGTCGGCTCCTGTGGATCCGGCACGTACGAGGATCTCCTGTGCGTGGCCAGCCTGCTGAAGGGACGCCGCGTGGCCGACGGGGTCAGGCTGTTCGTCGTGCCGGGCTCGGAGCGCTCCACGCGCCGCCTGGCCGAGGAGGGCGTAATGCAGATCCTGCTGGAAGCCGGCGCCATGCTGCTGCCGGCCGGATGCGGTCCCTGTAACGACGCGGTGGTGGGGCCTCTCGCTCCTGGCGAGGCGTCCATTTCCACGGCTACCAACAACAACGCGGGCCGCTTCGGCCCGACAGATGCGCGCCTGTTCCTGGGCAGCCCGGCCACGGTGGCGGCATCCGCCGTGGCGGGTTGTATCGCCGATCCCCGCGGGCTCGATGCGGACCCGGTGCTGCGCCGGCAGAGCGAGGCCGCCTATGCATGA
- a CDS encoding LysR family transcriptional regulator, translated as MNLNLRQLEAFVLLARLGGFSRAADQLHLTQAGLSILIRRLEERLNVRLVERTTRSVALTPAGHQVLPIAERMLADAQSILACGRGMTPDQAGRISLGLAPQLAGTVLPEVLKAFRDDYPRVSVIFRECVNEEIVGRIYAREIDFGLGFGIQTNSELDSQPLTQDTLAVAFPPGHPLARKRIVRWKDLLAYPVITLTVGSTMRTLTENVFLAAGQALLPAYEATNTITALALAREGLGVAVVPTSIHPAAAAQAMLLRPLRDPVVRRSLNLITRRGSVLSDASQRFIALFTAAITRIDVHPPAHSR; from the coding sequence ATGAATCTGAATCTGCGGCAGTTGGAGGCTTTCGTGCTGCTGGCGCGCCTGGGCGGGTTTTCCCGGGCCGCCGACCAGCTGCACCTGACGCAGGCGGGCCTGAGCATCCTCATCCGCCGGCTGGAGGAAAGATTGAACGTGCGGCTGGTCGAGCGCACCACCCGCAGCGTGGCGCTGACGCCGGCCGGCCACCAGGTGCTGCCCATCGCCGAACGCATGCTGGCCGACGCGCAATCCATCCTGGCGTGCGGCCGCGGCATGACGCCCGACCAGGCCGGACGCATCTCGCTGGGACTGGCGCCCCAACTGGCCGGCACCGTGCTGCCGGAGGTCCTGAAGGCCTTTCGCGACGACTACCCGCGGGTATCGGTGATTTTTCGCGAATGCGTCAACGAGGAAATCGTCGGCCGCATCTACGCACGTGAGATCGATTTCGGCCTGGGCTTCGGCATCCAGACGAACAGCGAACTGGACAGCCAGCCCCTGACGCAGGACACGCTGGCCGTGGCTTTTCCGCCCGGCCATCCGCTGGCGCGCAAGCGCATCGTGCGATGGAAGGACCTGCTGGCCTATCCCGTCATTACCCTGACGGTGGGCAGCACCATGCGCACGCTGACGGAGAACGTCTTCCTGGCCGCCGGCCAGGCATTGCTGCCCGCCTACGAAGCCACCAATACGATCACCGCCCTGGCGCTGGCGCGCGAAGGGCTGGGCGTGGCCGTCGTGCCCACCAGCATCCACCCCGCCGCCGCCGCGCAGGCCATGCTGCTGCGTCCCTTGCGGGACCCGGTTGTGCGGCGGTCGCTGAACCTCATTACCCGTCGCGGTTCGGTGCTGTCCGACGCCAGCCAACGCTTCATCGCGTTGTTCACGGCCGCGATCACGCGCATAGACGTGCATCCGCCGGCGCATTCGCGTTGA
- a CDS encoding O-methyltransferase — protein MNEQRWDDVDAYFERTLGLSDPVLAATLARCREAGLPPHDVAPNQGKLLQLFVRMTGARRILEIGTLGGYSAICMARALPDDGTLVSLEADSHHAEVADANIRHAGLQARVRIVVGDAAATLARLREAGEPAFDLVFIDADKASNAVYLRGALALSRKGTVIIGDNIIRAGRIADAQAQGDADVRGVHDFFELMARTPGLQATALQTVGCKGWDGFSLAVVG, from the coding sequence ATGAATGAACAGCGCTGGGATGACGTCGACGCCTACTTCGAACGGACGCTCGGATTGTCCGATCCGGTATTGGCCGCCACGTTGGCGCGTTGCCGTGAAGCGGGCCTGCCGCCCCATGACGTCGCCCCCAACCAGGGCAAGCTGCTGCAACTGTTCGTGCGCATGACAGGGGCCCGGCGCATCCTGGAAATCGGCACGCTGGGCGGCTATAGCGCCATATGCATGGCGCGGGCGCTGCCCGATGACGGCACGCTGGTCTCGCTGGAGGCCGATTCCCATCACGCGGAGGTGGCCGACGCCAATATCCGCCATGCCGGTTTGCAGGCGCGCGTGCGCATTGTCGTGGGAGATGCCGCGGCCACGCTTGCACGGCTGCGCGAAGCAGGGGAACCGGCATTCGACCTGGTGTTCATCGACGCCGACAAGGCCAGCAATGCGGTGTACCTGCGGGGCGCGCTGGCGCTGTCCCGGAAAGGGACGGTCATCATCGGCGACAACATCATCCGCGCCGGCCGCATCGCCGATGCACAGGCGCAGGGCGATGCCGACGTGCGCGGGGTGCATGACTTCTTCGAACTGATGGCGCGTACTCCTGGCCTGCAAGCCACGGCCTTGCAGACCGTCGGATGCAAGGGCTGGGACGGGTTCTCGCTGGCGGTGGTCGGATGA
- a CDS encoding winged helix-turn-helix domain-containing protein, producing MPTQKTATPAAQPEVRFRLRIRQGDLLAIGPGKVALLQAIAAHGSITAAARSLGMSYRRAWLLIDELNRALDAPATRSGPGGPAGGGSALTPVGERIVALYRDIETRAHAACAGQIAELTALLKR from the coding sequence ATGCCGACACAGAAGACCGCCACGCCCGCCGCCCAGCCCGAGGTGCGTTTCCGGCTGCGTATCCGCCAGGGCGATCTGCTGGCCATCGGACCGGGCAAGGTGGCCTTGCTACAGGCCATCGCGGCGCATGGGTCCATCACCGCGGCGGCGCGCAGCCTGGGCATGTCGTACCGGCGCGCATGGCTGCTGATCGACGAATTGAATCGCGCCCTGGATGCGCCCGCGACGCGGTCGGGACCCGGCGGGCCGGCGGGCGGAGGCAGTGCGCTGACTCCCGTGGGCGAGCGCATCGTCGCCCTCTACCGCGACATCGAGACGCGCGCCCACGCGGCCTGCGCCGGACAGATCGCCGAACTGACCGCGCTATTGAAACGTTGA
- the modC gene encoding molybdenum ABC transporter ATP-binding protein: MPADMNGNASGTGIHACFRLEQGGFILDVDLHMPGRGVTALFGPSGSGKTSLLRCLAGLATPRSGYLRVNREIWLDTERGHAVPSHRRAVGYVFQDANLFPHLDVRANLHYGYARVAKAERKVQPDDAVALLGIGHLLQRRPASLSGGERQRVGIARALLTSPRLLLMDEPLAALDDRRKQEILPYLERLHDELDIPVVYVSHAVQEVARLADHVVLMEEGRAIGSGPIGATFADLRLPPALAQDAAVVVRGVVDNYDAVYRLLAVALPGGAATLRVVHDAVPPGRPMRLVVKARDVSLALSRQQDGSTLNVLPARVESCVPADNPAHVMVRLDADGTPLLARITRYSHDQLALAAGKQVWAQIKSVSLLA; encoded by the coding sequence ATGCCGGCGGATATGAATGGCAACGCCAGCGGTACGGGTATCCATGCCTGCTTCCGGCTCGAGCAGGGCGGTTTCATCCTGGACGTGGACCTCCACATGCCGGGGCGTGGCGTGACGGCCCTGTTCGGGCCGTCCGGGTCCGGCAAGACCAGCCTGTTGCGCTGCCTGGCCGGACTGGCGACGCCCCGTAGCGGTTATCTGCGGGTCAATCGCGAAATCTGGCTGGACACGGAACGCGGCCATGCGGTGCCCAGCCACCGCCGCGCGGTGGGTTATGTGTTCCAGGACGCCAACCTGTTTCCGCACCTGGACGTGCGCGCCAATCTTCACTATGGGTACGCGCGGGTGGCCAAGGCCGAACGCAAAGTGCAGCCCGACGACGCCGTGGCGCTGCTGGGCATCGGCCACCTGTTGCAGCGCCGGCCCGCCAGCCTGTCCGGCGGGGAGCGCCAGCGCGTGGGCATCGCGCGCGCCTTGCTGACCAGTCCGCGGTTGCTGCTGATGGACGAGCCGCTGGCCGCATTGGACGACAGGCGCAAGCAGGAAATCCTGCCTTACCTGGAACGCCTGCACGACGAACTGGACATCCCCGTCGTATACGTCAGCCACGCGGTGCAGGAGGTTGCCCGGCTGGCCGACCACGTCGTATTGATGGAAGAGGGCCGCGCCATCGGCAGCGGCCCCATTGGCGCCACTTTCGCCGACCTGCGCCTGCCGCCGGCCCTGGCCCAGGACGCTGCCGTGGTGGTGCGCGGCGTGGTGGACAACTATGACGCCGTGTATCGCCTGCTGGCCGTGGCGCTGCCGGGCGGTGCGGCGACGTTGCGGGTGGTGCACGATGCGGTGCCGCCGGGCCGCCCCATGCGGCTGGTCGTCAAGGCCCGCGATGTCAGCCTCGCCTTGAGCCGGCAGCAGGACGGCAGCACGCTGAACGTATTGCCGGCTCGCGTGGAGAGTTGCGTGCCGGCCGACAACCCGGCGCATGTGATGGTCCGGCTGGACGCGGACGGCACGCCGCTGCTGGCGCGCATTACGCGCTATTCCCACGACCAGCTTGCACTGGCGGCCGGCAAGCAGGTGTGGGCGCAGATCAAGTCGGTATCCCTGCTGGCCTGA
- the modB gene encoding molybdate ABC transporter permease subunit translates to MVLNAEDAAAIWLTLRLAALTTVLLLVVGTPVAWWLARTRSRWRGPVGAVVALPLVLPPTVIGFYLLLLMGPQGYIGRFTQAIGIGTLPFTFAGLVVGSLVYSLPFVVQPLHNAFVAIGRQPLEAAATLRAGPWDRFVTVALPLARPGYLAATVLGFAHTVGEFGVVLMIGGNIPGSTRVVSVQIYDHVEALEYGRAHWLAGGMVVLSFVILLLLYARRSDPWGGR, encoded by the coding sequence ATGGTGCTGAACGCCGAGGACGCGGCCGCCATCTGGCTCACGCTGCGCCTGGCCGCGCTGACGACCGTGTTGCTGCTGGTCGTCGGTACGCCAGTCGCCTGGTGGCTGGCCCGCACACGCTCGCGCTGGCGCGGGCCGGTCGGCGCCGTCGTGGCGCTGCCGCTGGTGCTGCCGCCTACCGTCATCGGCTTCTATCTGCTGCTGCTCATGGGGCCGCAAGGCTATATCGGCCGCTTCACGCAGGCTATCGGCATCGGCACGCTGCCTTTTACCTTCGCCGGCCTGGTCGTGGGGTCGCTGGTCTATTCGCTGCCTTTCGTCGTGCAGCCGTTGCACAACGCTTTCGTGGCGATAGGCCGGCAACCGCTGGAAGCGGCGGCCACCTTGCGCGCCGGACCCTGGGACCGCTTCGTCACCGTGGCGCTGCCGCTGGCCCGCCCCGGCTATCTGGCGGCCACGGTGCTCGGCTTTGCCCATACGGTCGGCGAGTTCGGCGTCGTGCTGATGATAGGCGGCAATATTCCGGGCAGCACGCGGGTGGTCTCCGTCCAGATCTATGACCATGTGGAGGCCCTGGAGTACGGCCGCGCCCATTGGCTGGCCGGTGGCATGGTGGTGCTTTCCTTCGTGATCCTGCTGCTGCTGTATGCCCGGCGCAGCGACCCCTGGGGAGGACGCTGA
- the modA gene encoding molybdate ABC transporter substrate-binding protein has product MAAVCVTPSRAAEVQAAVAANFTAPMKAIAAAFKERTGDSVVAAYGATGQFYAQIRNGAPFEVFLSADDATPARLEREGATVPGSRFTYATGALALWSAKSGYVDKEGQVLKQNGYAHVSIANPKTAPYGLAAMQTLEKLGLADALRGKIVEGQSIAQAHQFVATGNAELGFVALSQIYKDGKLTGGSAWIVPESLHEPIRQDAVILARGKDNPTARAFMDFLKGPEAAAIIRSYGYQR; this is encoded by the coding sequence ATGGCCGCCGTCTGCGTCACGCCGTCCCGGGCGGCGGAAGTCCAGGCGGCCGTGGCGGCCAATTTCACGGCGCCGATGAAAGCGATCGCCGCGGCGTTCAAGGAAAGGACGGGGGATAGCGTCGTCGCCGCCTATGGCGCGACCGGACAGTTCTATGCGCAGATCCGCAATGGCGCGCCTTTCGAAGTCTTCCTGTCCGCCGACGACGCAACGCCGGCCAGGCTGGAGCGCGAAGGGGCGACGGTTCCGGGCTCGCGCTTCACCTATGCCACGGGCGCGCTGGCGCTGTGGTCGGCCAAGTCCGGGTACGTCGACAAGGAAGGGCAGGTCCTGAAGCAGAACGGCTATGCGCACGTGTCGATCGCCAATCCCAAGACTGCGCCATACGGCCTGGCCGCGATGCAGACGCTGGAAAAGCTCGGCCTTGCCGACGCGCTGCGCGGCAAGATCGTCGAAGGGCAGAGCATCGCGCAGGCGCACCAGTTCGTCGCCACCGGCAATGCCGAACTGGGCTTCGTCGCCTTGTCCCAGATCTACAAGGACGGCAAGCTGACCGGCGGTTCGGCGTGGATCGTTCCAGAATCCCTGCACGAACCGATACGCCAGGACGCCGTTATCCTGGCCAGGGGCAAGGACAACCCCACGGCGCGCGCCTTCATGGATTTCCTCAAGGGGCCGGAAGCCGCGGCTATCATCCGCTCCTATGGTTATCAACGCTGA
- a CDS encoding alpha/beta hydrolase codes for MWLRAVPALAALALAGCTTCYQPMGSARATPAISGQALTTVDGVRLPLRTWNPMDQAPWAALVALHGMNDYSNAFDQAAHYWAAQGIVTYAYDQRGFGAGPRPGIWPDTPTLIADLDAAVEAVKAAHPGLPVYVLGESMGGAVVAAALAARTVGPQAPLARRIAGAVLSAPAMWGRDVMNPFYRFTLWLGYSTVPGMVVEPPRGLKIMPSDNIDMLRALGRDPLVLKRTRIDALKGLVDLMSQAEAALPDLPPDVPLLVLFGRHEQVLPERVVDETLRRFAAAPVDSRPRVALYEDGYHMLLRDLNAETVWRDIAAWMRAPMVAALPSGAERHAPTVAPATPAPASRQLSLQGP; via the coding sequence ATGTGGCTGCGCGCTGTCCCCGCGCTGGCCGCTCTCGCCCTGGCGGGATGCACGACCTGCTACCAGCCGATGGGATCGGCGCGGGCGACGCCGGCCATCTCCGGACAGGCGCTGACCACCGTGGACGGCGTGCGCTTGCCGCTGCGCACGTGGAATCCCATGGACCAGGCGCCCTGGGCCGCCCTGGTGGCGCTGCATGGCATGAACGACTATTCGAACGCCTTCGACCAGGCGGCGCACTACTGGGCAGCCCAGGGCATCGTCACCTACGCCTATGACCAACGCGGCTTTGGCGCCGGCCCGCGGCCCGGCATCTGGCCCGACACGCCCACCCTGATCGCCGATCTCGATGCGGCGGTCGAGGCGGTGAAGGCGGCCCATCCGGGGCTGCCGGTCTACGTGCTGGGCGAAAGCATGGGCGGCGCCGTCGTCGCGGCGGCGCTGGCCGCCCGCACCGTCGGCCCGCAAGCGCCGCTGGCGCGGCGTATCGCCGGCGCCGTCCTGTCGGCGCCCGCCATGTGGGGGCGGGACGTCATGAATCCGTTCTACCGCTTCACGCTCTGGCTGGGCTACAGCACGGTGCCCGGCATGGTGGTCGAGCCGCCGCGTGGCCTGAAAATAATGCCGTCGGACAACATCGACATGCTGCGCGCCCTGGGCAGGGATCCGCTCGTGCTCAAGCGTACCCGCATCGATGCCTTGAAAGGCCTGGTGGACCTGATGAGCCAGGCCGAAGCCGCCCTGCCGGACCTGCCGCCCGATGTACCGCTGCTGGTGCTGTTCGGGCGGCACGAGCAGGTACTGCCCGAACGCGTGGTCGACGAGACGCTGCGGCGGTTCGCCGCCGCGCCGGTCGATAGCCGGCCGCGCGTGGCGCTGTACGAGGACGGCTACCACATGCTGTTGCGCGACCTGAACGCAGAAACGGTATGGCGGGACATCGCCGCCTGGATGCGCGCGCCCATGGTGGCGGCACTGCCCAGCGGCGCCGAGCGCCATGCGCCCACGGTAGCGCCGGCGACGCCCGCGCCCGCCTCGCGGCAGCTATCCCTTCAGGGTCCGTAG
- a CDS encoding NAD(P)H-hydrate dehydratase, with amino-acid sequence MVDQAADYPAKPSMDRRAHALLTPREMAQADQAAMAGGRPGVALMEDAGLAVARAVQARWPRQPVAVLCGPGNNGGDGFVAARHLAAAGWPVTLALLGGRDALKGDAAHHAALWPGPVVPLAPDALDGATLVIDAIFGAGLARPVDGVAAATLQAVIDRALPVCAVDTPSGVDGATGEVRGIAAPADITVTFFRKKPGHLLLPGRALCGELEVADIGIPDAVLDAIAPHTWENAPANWIARFPWPRLQGHKYARGHALVLGGAVMTGATRLTALAAARIGAGLVTVAAPSASWPVYAAALTSVMVLPLGGETRFETLLADTRKNAIAIGPGAGVSAATRGHALAALATRRAVVLDADAITAFSDTAHTLFDAIRGPCVLTPHEGEFGRLFQRVGPKLARARTAAARCGAVIVLKGADTVIAAPDGRAAINSNAPPDLATGGSGDVLTGMITGLLAQGMAPFDAACAATWIHGAAAAAHGPGLIAEDLPARIPDVLRTLKG; translated from the coding sequence GTGGTCGATCAAGCGGCGGATTACCCGGCGAAGCCTTCAATGGACCGGCGCGCGCATGCGCTGTTGACGCCGCGCGAAATGGCGCAGGCCGACCAGGCCGCCATGGCCGGCGGGCGGCCCGGCGTCGCCTTGATGGAAGATGCCGGCCTGGCCGTGGCCCGGGCCGTCCAGGCGCGCTGGCCGCGCCAGCCCGTGGCGGTCCTCTGCGGTCCCGGCAATAACGGCGGCGATGGCTTTGTCGCCGCGCGCCATCTGGCGGCGGCGGGGTGGCCGGTCACCCTGGCCCTGCTCGGCGGCCGCGACGCGTTGAAAGGCGACGCGGCCCATCATGCCGCCCTGTGGCCGGGGCCGGTGGTGCCGCTGGCGCCCGACGCGCTGGATGGCGCCACGCTGGTCATCGATGCGATATTCGGCGCCGGCCTGGCGCGGCCTGTCGACGGCGTGGCCGCCGCGACCTTGCAGGCGGTCATCGACCGTGCGCTGCCGGTTTGCGCGGTCGATACGCCCAGTGGGGTGGACGGCGCCACCGGCGAAGTGCGCGGCATCGCCGCGCCGGCCGATATCACCGTGACCTTCTTTCGCAAGAAGCCCGGCCACCTGTTGCTGCCGGGACGCGCGCTGTGCGGGGAATTGGAAGTCGCGGATATCGGTATCCCGGATGCCGTGCTGGATGCGATCGCTCCGCACACCTGGGAGAACGCGCCGGCCAATTGGATCGCGCGCTTCCCATGGCCCCGGCTGCAGGGCCACAAGTATGCGCGCGGCCACGCGCTGGTGCTGGGCGGCGCGGTGATGACGGGCGCGACCCGCCTGACCGCGCTGGCCGCCGCGCGCATCGGCGCGGGGCTGGTCACGGTGGCCGCGCCCAGCGCATCCTGGCCCGTCTATGCCGCCGCGCTGACCAGCGTCATGGTGCTGCCTTTGGGTGGCGAAACCCGCTTCGAGACTTTGCTGGCGGACACGCGCAAGAACGCCATCGCGATCGGCCCTGGGGCCGGCGTATCGGCCGCGACGCGCGGTCACGCGCTGGCCGCGCTGGCGACCCGGCGCGCCGTGGTGCTGGATGCGGACGCCATTACCGCGTTCTCCGATACGGCGCATACGCTGTTCGACGCCATACGCGGCCCCTGCGTGTTGACGCCGCACGAAGGGGAGTTCGGACGCCTGTTCCAGCGCGTGGGCCCGAAGCTCGCGCGGGCGCGCACGGCGGCGGCGCGCTGCGGCGCGGTGATCGTGCTGAAGGGCGCGGATACCGTAATCGCGGCGCCGGACGGCAGGGCGGCGATCAACAGCAATGCGCCGCCGGACCTGGCCACGGGCGGCAGCGGCGACGTCCTGACCGGAATGATCACGGGCTTGCTGGCGCAGGGGATGGCGCCTTTCGATGCGGCGTGCGCCGCGACGTGGATACATGGCGCGGCGGCGGCCGCGCACGGGCCCGGCCTGATCGCGGAAGACCTGCCTGCACGCATTCCGGATGTGCTACGGACCCTGAAGGGATAG